CGAGTAAAAATACACGAGACAATTTTGCGAGTAACGCATACGCGAGACTATCGTCACTTACTCCACCTGCTAATACGACTTGTGCAATTTCATGTAAGCTGATTCCAACCCACATACCGTACACTGTGTCTGTCATTGAAACGACCGGGTATAAGAATGTGTAAATGAGTGCGAAAAACGTCCCGACGAGCGATATTAAACCGATGCTAATCGCTGTGTCTTCTTCATCACTTTTAATAATCGACGATACCGCACCGATCGCAGCGGCACCGCATATGCCTGTACCAAATCCAAGTAATAACGCGATGTCTTCATTACCTTTAAGTAGCTTATTGATGAACATTAATAGGAACACACTAAAAAGAATTACGAAAACACCACCGACGAGTAGCCATAGACCATCAGTTGCGATTGTATATAAGTTAAGTTTTAGTCCGTATAAAATAATCGCGACACGTAGTAACTTTTTAGATACGAACGTAATGCCGTCGGATAATAGTTCTGGGTAACCTAGAGTATTTCTGTAAATCATAGAGATAATAATCGCAATTGCAAGTGCACCAATACTCGAAAATAACGGTAGTTGAGCGAGTATATAACTGATTGAAGCAATTAGTATTGTAAATAAAATGCCATATGTAAATAACTTTTTATTTTTCATAGGTTCCCCCTCCTATACTTAATATTATAATCTAATAATATCTATACTTGGTCAACATGTTAAATGTGTTATAACGTAGCTTTAATATGATAAACTAGAACTGTTAACACTCATAAAGGAGACATCTATATGAAAGTCGCACTATTTGATTTTGACGGAACACTTTATCCATATGAAACGTTCCAAACACTTCGATACCATATGCGTGACAATCCAAAATATAAAAAGTACTATAAACACTTTGTTCGTCGCTTTGCACCGACGTATTTTGGGCACAAATTAAAACTCGTTCCAGAACTCCAATTTCAAAATAAAGCATTAGAATCCTATATTTATGCATTTAAAGGTGCTTCTAAAGATGAAGTGGAGACATTTTTCAGTGAAGTCGGAGAAGCGATGAGAGAACAGTTAAACCAAACGGTGGTCGAAAGGCTACAATGGTTACGTGATAACGACTACTATACGATTTTAATTTCAGGTGCATTTCAACCGATGTTAAAGGCGATGTTTAAAGATGAATTTAGCCACATTATCGGTTCAGAAGTGAATTACAATAAGAAGGGCATCCTATCGACTAAAATACCATTTGTACGAGTATTTGGTGCGAGGAAAATCGATTTAATTCGTAATCATTTAAAACATAATAATGTCGACTGGGATAAAAGCCATGCATATAGTGATAGTGCGACGGATTTAAGTATGTTAAAGCTCGTAGGGCATCCAGTCGTAGTGAAACCAGATGCGAACCTTAAAATTATCGCGAACAAAAATGGTTGGGAAATTTTAAATTAAAGGATGATATAACTATGTCATTAATCAACATCAGTGAATCAGAACTATATCCGACAGAGTCATTCGGACCTGCGGTCGAAGGTACGTTGATTTATAATGTACAAGGACAAGCAGAGTGGGAAGGTGCATTCATTACAACGAATGAACGTCTTATAATGAATGTCAATATGAATGGTGAAGCATACCGCAGAGTATTTGATTATAAAGATATAAAAGACGTATATCAGAATGAGCACGGGCTATTTATTGAATTTCCTGAAGGGATGGGGAAAATCGCACTCGTAGAGACGAAAACAGGCAATGAAGAGACATTTGTTGAATATGTTAAAAAGAAGTTAGGTTAACTTAAAAAAGATAAGTTCTAGGCTTTTATAACGATATTGAGACATATATAATAATAATTGAATATGAAATAGGGAGATCGATTCAATATGGCAAATGAGGAGAAGAAAAATGTAGTCCTTATTGGGGGCGGCATTATGAGTGCAACGCTAGGTGCGCTCATTAAAGAGTTAGAACCAAGCTGGAATATTAAGATGTTTGAAACGCTAGAAGCTCCTGCTCTAGAAAGTTCAAGTCCATGGAACAACGCAGGTACAGGGCACTCAGCACTATGTGAGTTAAACTACACACCAGAAGACGCTAACGGCAACGTTGACATTACTAAAGCGGTAAACGTCAATGAAAAATGGCAAACGTCATTACAATATTGGGCACATTTAGTAAATTCAGGTCAGTTAAAAGCCCCAGAAAAATTTATTAAAAAAGTACCGCACTTAAGCTACGTCGAAGGTAAAGAAAACGTGGCATTTTTAAAGAAACGTCAAGAACTATTAAAAGACCATCCATTATTTGAAGGTATGGAATTTAGCAGTGATAAAGAAACGTTAGAACAGTGGATGCCGCTTATGATGGGAGGACGCGAGTCATTCGATGACATCGCTGCAACGTATATCGATAAAGGTACAGACGTTAACTTTGGAGAGTTAACGAAGCAATTATTCGATAATCTAGAAGAACAAGGCGCCTCATTACAATATAAACATGAAGTCGTAGATTTAAAGAGAATTGACGACAGTAAATGGGAAGTTCAAGTGAAAGATTTAACGACTGGGAGATCAGAATTCCATATTGCGGACTTCGTATTTATTGGTGCAGGTGGCGGAAGTTTACCACTGTTACAAAAGACAAAATTACCAGAGTCTAAAAACATCGGTGGTTTCCCAGTGAGTGGACTTTTCCTCGTCTGTCAAGATGAAGAGATCGTTAACCAACATGAAGGAAAAGTATACGGTAAAGCAAAAGTTGGTGCCCCACCAATGTCAGTACCACACTTAGACACACGTTATATCGATGGTAAGAAATCATTACTGTTCGGACCGTTCGCAGGATTTTCTCCGAAGTTCTTAAAAACAGGGTCATACTTCGATTTAATTGCTTCTGTAAAACCAAACAACGTGTTTACAATGCTTGCTTCAGGAGCGAAAGAAATTCCATTAACAAAATATTTAATTAGCCAATTATTACTATCAGACAACGATAGAATTGAAGAGTTAAGAGAGTTCGTTCCAACAGCGAAAAAAGAAGATTGGGATACAATCATAGCAGGACAACGTGTTCAAGTCATTAAAGATACAGACAAAGGAAAAGGAACATTAATGTTCGGAACAGAAACAATCGTTTCTGAAGACGGAACTGTCGCAGCGTTACTCGGAGCATCACCAGGTGCTTCAACATCAACTGATGCGATGATCAACGTATTAAAACACTCATTTAAAGATTCGTTTGAAAAGTGGGAAGCGGAACTTAAAAAGATGATTCCGTCTTATGGTAAAAAACTTTCAGACGAAAGAGACTTATATAACGTCATAGACAAAGAAGTACGTGAAGTACTAAAAATTAACTAAAATAACGCCTAGCGATACTAAGTCGCTAGGCTTTTTTACTGGATTCTCTAGAAAGTTATAACGCTATCGGTTATAATATAATAACGATAGAAATAACGATAGGAGAGACGACAATGCAAACACCAGTGTATTATTCAACGGCACAAGTGACAGATATGGTCGAATTGTCTGATCAAAATGTACGTAAATACTTCCGTATGCTAGAAGAACGTGGATATGAAGTAACACGTGACGAATACCAACGACGTCTATTTTCTCAAAATGACGTACTTATATTACAAGAGATGATCAAAATCTCTAAAGAACCTGGGTATACGCTAGAGCTCGCTGCAGATGAAGTATTAAAACAAGCAGACGATATTATAGAAAAAAATAAAGAAGAGAAAAATGACGTTGCGTCGAATGAAGAGGTGCTTAAAGCACTACGACTCGTCGTCGATAAGCTAGAAGAAATGCGTCAGGAAAACGTAGAACTTCATCAAAATATTAAAACGCTCGTATCACGACTCGACCGTTATGACGAAAATCTACTCGATACGAAAGAGCAACAACAACTCCTCGTATCAGAAGTATCTTCTATTAAAGAAGACCTTCAACATTCTGCTGAGAAAGTAGAATCTGATAATAAAGACCTAGAAGAAATAGAAGCATCGATTCCAAAAGAAGAAACAAAAGAAGAGCCATCAGAAGTAGAAGAAACTGAAGAAGTTAAAGATGAGTCTGAAGAGATAAAAGAAGAAATTCAAGAAGAATCAAAAACTGAAAGCGAAGATAATCGAGATAGTTACGATATGAATGATTATCAACCGAAAGAGACGGACAAAGAAGAGAACGAAGAATCTTCTCAAGTGACATTTACTCCAGAGAAAAAGAAAAAAGGGTTTCTCGCACGATTATTCGGAGGTTAAGTATTATTTGTTTCACATGAAACGTGTTACAATACTTAAGAGATTATTGTGTGGACGTAATATTATGACTGCCACTTTTAGTGGCAGTTTTTTTGCAGTTAGATAGGAGGATTGTTTGTGATTATTCACATTTCACAAAACGCATGTGAAAACCAAATCGATGAAATTACACAGTTCGTTGAGTCGATGGGCTTAAATGCACATCGTTCCAACGGTTCAAATAGAATTATTTTAGGCTTAACAGGAGACGTATCTAAGGTAGATGTGAACACGCTGAAAAAATATCATATCGTAGAAGGTGTATATCGTATTACCGCGCCTTATAAAAAAGCAAACCGTCAATTCCATGAAAAAGACAGTATTATCGATATCGGCGGTGTTAAAATTGGAGGGCCACACTTTTTAATGTGTGCTGGGCCTTGTTCTGTCGAGAATGAGACAGATACAATCGAGCTCGCGAAAAAGCTAAAAGCATCTGGTGCAAACGCGTTAAGAGGCGGAGCATTTAAACCAAGAACGTCACCTTATAGTTTCCAAGGCCTTGGCGTGGAAGGGTTAAAAATTTTAAATGAAGCAAAAAAGGAAACCGGACTTCCAATCGTTTCAGAGCTTATGGGAACAGAACATTTAGATACATTTGTTGACATGGTTGACGTCATTCAAATCGGTGCACGTAATATGCAGAACTTTGATCTATTAAAAGCAATCGGCCAAACAGATAAACCAATTCTTTTAAAGCGCGGTATGTCAGCAAAAATTGAAGAATGGTTAATGAGTGCAGAATATATATTAGCAGGTGGCAATAAAAACGTTATTTTCTGTGAGCGCGGTATCCGTACGTTTGAAGATGCAACTCGTAATACGCTAGATATTCAAGCAGTACCTGTTGTACAAAAAGAGTCACATTTACCAATCGTCGTCGATCCATCTCATGCAGCAGGTGTTCGTTACGTCATTCCGTCAATGGCAAAAGCAGCGGTAATGGCAGGAGCAAACGGACTTCAAATCGAAGTGCACCAAAATCCTGAAAAAGCATGGAGTGATGGTCAACAATCGTTAACACCTGAAGAGTTTAGTGATTTAATGTCGACGATACAATTATTGCTCCAAATGGAAGGCAAGACATTATAAGCCTATAAGTGCTATAGTCATGTTTTAATTAAAGGAGAGTTATGAATAAATCAATTCAAAGCCACGCGATGGTCATCATGATGTTAATCGTTATCGTGACATTTATAATCGCATTTATCGTTTCGATGAGTTACTTAGTGGAATCGGAGGACGAGCCTTTGTATACATTTGAAGAAGCGTTACAACTACAATTAAATAATGGAACAGAAGATTTAAAATTTGATTCGGGCTACCTTGTACCTGCGACAGAAGATGATATTAAAAATGCGATGGACCCAAAAAATCAAGGCGTATTTCAGTTTGTACAACTAGATAATAAGTCAAAAATCTCTGTTGAAGATGCTAATGAATTGTTAAAAGACTCAGGTGTTTTAAAAGATACTGGTGAATTTTTTGTTCAGGCAGAAAAAGAATATAATGTGAATGCATTATATTTAATAGCACATGCAAAAATAGAAACTGGTAACGGAAAGTCAGAGCTCGCAAAAGGAATTAAAGTTGATGGAACGACGTACTATAATTACTTTGGAATCGGAGCATTTGATATCGGGGCGATAAAAACAGGAAGCAGTTATGCCAAAAAAGCGAATTGGGATTCAAAAGAGAACGCAATTCTCGGTGGTGCGAAATTTATTAAAGAGCATTATTTTGATAATAATCAAGTAACGCTCTACGATATGAGATGGAATCCAAACTCGCCAGGAACGCATTTATATGCGACTGATATTAGATGGTCTGATTCTATTGCTAGAGTGTTAGAATCACATTACGAAGCAGTACAATTAAAGCCGGATTTTATAGAGAAAGACATATATAAAGAGGAGTAACGCTATGCGTTACTCCTCTTTTGCTCCGATCACTCTAT
Above is a genomic segment from Nosocomiicoccus massiliensis containing:
- a CDS encoding YeiH family protein, whose translation is MKNKKLFTYGILFTILIASISYILAQLPLFSSIGALAIAIIISMIYRNTLGYPELLSDGITFVSKKLLRVAIILYGLKLNLYTIATDGLWLLVGGVFVILFSVFLLMFINKLLKGNEDIALLLGFGTGICGAAAIGAVSSIIKSDEEDTAISIGLISLVGTFFALIYTFLYPVVSMTDTVYGMWVGISLHEIAQVVLAGGVSDDSLAYALLAKLSRVFLLVPVSFALMYIWSKRNNSTNDRQKVNFPYFLIGFLLLAVVNTFIDIPSNVSSIVDEIAKFFMIMAMVGLGLNVSFKTLFNKAKAPMVSLLVTSSLLSIITYFVLILF
- a CDS encoding HAD family hydrolase, whose protein sequence is MKVALFDFDGTLYPYETFQTLRYHMRDNPKYKKYYKHFVRRFAPTYFGHKLKLVPELQFQNKALESYIYAFKGASKDEVETFFSEVGEAMREQLNQTVVERLQWLRDNDYYTILISGAFQPMLKAMFKDEFSHIIGSEVNYNKKGILSTKIPFVRVFGARKIDLIRNHLKHNNVDWDKSHAYSDSATDLSMLKLVGHPVVVKPDANLKIIANKNGWEILN
- the mqo gene encoding malate dehydrogenase (quinone) — protein: MANEEKKNVVLIGGGIMSATLGALIKELEPSWNIKMFETLEAPALESSSPWNNAGTGHSALCELNYTPEDANGNVDITKAVNVNEKWQTSLQYWAHLVNSGQLKAPEKFIKKVPHLSYVEGKENVAFLKKRQELLKDHPLFEGMEFSSDKETLEQWMPLMMGGRESFDDIAATYIDKGTDVNFGELTKQLFDNLEEQGASLQYKHEVVDLKRIDDSKWEVQVKDLTTGRSEFHIADFVFIGAGGGSLPLLQKTKLPESKNIGGFPVSGLFLVCQDEEIVNQHEGKVYGKAKVGAPPMSVPHLDTRYIDGKKSLLFGPFAGFSPKFLKTGSYFDLIASVKPNNVFTMLASGAKEIPLTKYLISQLLLSDNDRIEELREFVPTAKKEDWDTIIAGQRVQVIKDTDKGKGTLMFGTETIVSEDGTVAALLGASPGASTSTDAMINVLKHSFKDSFEKWEAELKKMIPSYGKKLSDERDLYNVIDKEVREVLKIN
- the aroF gene encoding 3-deoxy-7-phosphoheptulonate synthase, coding for MIIHISQNACENQIDEITQFVESMGLNAHRSNGSNRIILGLTGDVSKVDVNTLKKYHIVEGVYRITAPYKKANRQFHEKDSIIDIGGVKIGGPHFLMCAGPCSVENETDTIELAKKLKASGANALRGGAFKPRTSPYSFQGLGVEGLKILNEAKKETGLPIVSELMGTEHLDTFVDMVDVIQIGARNMQNFDLLKAIGQTDKPILLKRGMSAKIEEWLMSAEYILAGGNKNVIFCERGIRTFEDATRNTLDIQAVPVVQKESHLPIVVDPSHAAGVRYVIPSMAKAAVMAGANGLQIEVHQNPEKAWSDGQQSLTPEEFSDLMSTIQLLLQMEGKTL
- a CDS encoding N-acetylglucosaminidase; this translates as MNKSIQSHAMVIMMLIVIVTFIIAFIVSMSYLVESEDEPLYTFEEALQLQLNNGTEDLKFDSGYLVPATEDDIKNAMDPKNQGVFQFVQLDNKSKISVEDANELLKDSGVLKDTGEFFVQAEKEYNVNALYLIAHAKIETGNGKSELAKGIKVDGTTYYNYFGIGAFDIGAIKTGSSYAKKANWDSKENAILGGAKFIKEHYFDNNQVTLYDMRWNPNSPGTHLYATDIRWSDSIARVLESHYEAVQLKPDFIEKDIYKEE